DNA sequence from the Vicia villosa cultivar HV-30 ecotype Madison, WI linkage group LG3, Vvil1.0, whole genome shotgun sequence genome:
TCCATTTTTACGGTGGTTTATTTGTGGGTCATATATGAATGTTGTCAGAATGAATATTTAAAACCTCAATTTACTTAAATATGCAACAAAAACAACACATGATATATATACACCACTTTGAAGGGGAGAGTTGGaatattacttttatcattagcatctattaaaatattattgtatTTAATCATTCCTTTCTTTGTTCATCTTCTAGTATAGTTGATTAGGAGGTTCTgaccatttatatatatattttattacatTATAAGATAGTAAAAGATTCAGCCTGAGCATATAAAAAGAAGGATAAGGTTTTAAAAATTTACAAAATTCATGGATAtcaacttgcctccgttagcggggatccccgtggggattccccgtttggggccccaaagacgggGAATTTTCTTCCcacggggacggggatggggaacaaagtctccccgaagaCACTTCGGGGatgggggtggcgtaaatatcccccgccccgtggagtccccgccccgcCTAAAATAGCATAAAGTCCCGAATTtatgtataattttaaattattatgtaagtttatttttcatttcatatgaTTAAtcttatacaaaaattaaaaatatatatgtattgtttgtAAAAGAGTGGGATCTAAaagaatatttcaattttttttgtttgaaattttggtggccatgacactcaatattatagattaaatattgttaaaacaatatatttatcataaaggaataatttctaaattttttgtggttagtttttgaagcttttactattaatttgatttaaaataataaataaaaaatcatatttatggatctccgcatgaacagcggggatccgtggggacccgcggggatccgcggggacggggatgggggagAAAATTCCCCCGTAGCAGGGACCcgaagcggggatggggaatacattcgagggcggggattgtgatgggaatgtattCCCCGTCCCCGCCCCGCCCCTTTGACATCCCTAGATATCTCATATCTTCACTTGGCGACAAAATGTAGTGTTAAGAAATTTTGTTATTCTCCAAAAGAAATTATGAGTGCATATGTTTTCTAAATGTCGTAGAAATTATGAATGCATGGGTCTTCTCCCTCCTTTTCATAAATTATTATTTACCATACCATtgcaatttattattatttttctctattatattcaactattttattaactataattaataaagatattttaataaaaatttaattaaaatatattaataatgtaAAGAAATTTTATCCTGTCAATTAATCGTAACTGTCAATGGTAGTTGTcagattttataattaattaataaaaatattttaataaaaatttaattaaaatacattaatagtgtaaaaaaaatggtAGCTGTcagattttaaattatatttaacttttattttcattatatttaaaataataattatgaatagTTATGATGTATACCGTATAAAACTTTATAAAGTTTTTTACACTTATCATACATATCGATTTATCTCttctaataaataatattaattttattattaaaatcatcagatcaaattattatattttaaattgctCAAATATCACACTTACACTTTATGAGTTCGAGTATTTGTTTTTCTAAATGTTGTAGTCTTGTCTTGTCTTAGATTTTGATGATGTCTTTTTTCAGGATTAGATTAGGTGGCTGTGTGCTTTGTTAATCTCATAGCTAAGAGTTTATTAGGCGATTAGTAAATCAGAAAAGCAAGTCTTacccaatgttttaaaaaccggaccagaCCGGCTAGTAGATCGGTTGAATCGGGAACCGACCAGGTAATCGGTCTGGTTCGATTGTTGGATCAGATATGTCATTGAATTGGtatgaaccggtcaaaaccggtaAAATCGGAAAAATCGACGATTTTCTAGAATCGGTGatttaaatgcatttttatttttttttattttaaaaacttaaaacaacatcattttaattattttaatgaaaaattaaaattaaaattaaaattaaaataaaaaataaaaaatagaaaataaaaaaaaataaaaataaagattttcggATGCGGTTAATTTTGTTACaggtgattttgatattgaagaaggataTACTAACATTAAAATAACCTTTTcttctttgaaattaaatttaatttattataatttattcaattagattattttgcgattaaattttctttgcaaatatatattttgtaattttgtacaattttattatgtgtgatatttatgtttaaaatttgaatttaaattatgaacttgtgaattatttatttaggatatgatatttttaaaaaatttaagtgccgattatattttgtagagactgaatcatcatgttcgacatgttttatacctatataattttgttataacgaccggtctgttcaaccgagttatccagtTTAATCCGGTTTAGTCATGTAGTTCGACTAATGACCCAGttgttcgaccaataaaccagtgacttagtaccctcaccggtttgatgttcggtccggtttttaaaacactgactgCCTTACCTAACCTATTAATTTGCCAGATAACAAGGTCTAAATACTTAATCAATTAGTTTGGCAGATACCAAAATTTGGTAGATTAGTATTATGCACTAATCGATTAGTGTCAAGAGACAGTGACAGAAATAGAATGTAATGACATGTTcaaattaagaattttttttcaaactagGGTTAAAGGCATTTTTGTATGTAAACAAGTGTTACAATCCAGGCTTTTAGTACATATTATCATGCCTGCAAGTTTCACACAATATTATTACAACATAACAATTACTTCCATGAAACCATCTATAATTCATATCCAGGAAACCTAGAGTTATCAGGTGCAATCAAATCAAACCAAAGACATGCTGTCCCAGCAAGTCCATGGAagagagagtagtcattgccacCAGTAAGAGCTTGCCCCTCAGCTGCTAAAGCTCTAGCATTATCATACAAAAAACAAGAGAATGATTTTGCCCTCTCTTCATATATACTATCTTTAGTTAGTTTGTAGAGTGAAAGAAAGGCATAGGCATTTCCAGATACGCCATCAGCCAGtcccaatttcttcactaatccACTTTTCCACACAACTTCTCCTGCTTCTATTGCTGCATCTCGTAGTTCTCTATCATTTGGAAAAACCTGCAACACACATTTTCAAAAGTCATTATCATTGTCATATTGGTCCGGACCGGCCAAACTAGTTCTACATTTCTTGGCGTAGTAGCCAGAGAGGCACGGATTTGAGATCGACCAGAACATTGGTGCTAGCGGAAAGGATCACGTCGCACCCTACTCCATCGCATCAACTAGGACAACTGTTATGGGCTGGCCAGGACCGAAACATATAGGGTTTATTATTACCTGTGCTGCTTTAGACAGTGTAATGGCCATCCCAGTTGCACCATGACTCCACTGCACTAACTTATCTCTTGGATTCCCTTCACTTGATGGATAATTTCCACTATGAGGAAAACGTTTACTTATCAAGTATCTCAAAGTTCCCTTAACATCCTCAGCATCTTCACTTGGAAGTGGAAAATGAAGGAGCACATGAAGAATACCAGCAAGACCATTTGCTGCACCTAAGTATCTAGTCCCATGCCACCTATACATTAATGGACAGTCTTTGATATCAGACGCTCCGGCTCTACCGCCAGCCAATACTGCATCAATAATAGCCGTTAGAATATCTTTGGGCACCACATCTTCTCCTAGATGCTTGTTTACAAATAATGCAGCCCATAAGAATCCAGCTCGTCCGTAGAGAAGATCATATGACATTCCAAATCCGCCTTCCTCTGGTCCAACAGGCAGAGCTCTTTCTTTTGCCACCTGCAGatcattaaaaatgattaaatatttACCATAGTGTATCAAAATTAAACTCTTAATTAAACTctcataattaaaattaaactcaTAATGAATGAATGTTGCTATCATTACAGCTCTTAGTTAactggatttttttattttttattttttattttgaaaatttagtaCCATGGTCATGAGCCCAAAACCAACTAATTTAAAATGATGAATTCCACCGTCCACTAGGAGAGGGCCATTAACCACCAGAAGTATGAATTCATCCAACAGAAAAACGGGCCATTAACCACCAGAACTTTGCTCGGTATGAATTCATCCAACAGAAAAATTGTTAGCATCTAGCAAAATTCGAACCAGAGCCTACCAACTGGCCGGGTTTTCTATTAATGAATATTGATTTTACCTCAATGAATAGACCCACAAACAGGTCACGTTTTGGAAGGTCCCCCATGTAATTAGCAACGACAGCTCCAAGGGCATATACTCCTCCTCTACCACACAAAAATGTCACGTGTCTGCAACAATCACACCAATTTTAATATCTTTTCATTAGATTACAGGTTTAAGAGTAAAAGACAATAATAGTGTCTACTTCATTCACACTATTACCATTTATAAAGATTAATTAATGAtaaaaaggaaaatgaaaagaaatagaaatttattatattaaagaaattcataGTTTAAGCAAAAAGCTAAGTATGAACAATCAATTTTGTaatgaattattaaaatataattaatcaattCACACACAATTAACACAAGCATTAAAGTGACAATGATACTACAACTAAAAAAGTACCTGAGGGAGGCACGTGCGACAGTGACACACGTGTCAATAATCTCCGAGCATAGCAATAAATCTTCACGGCAACCGGTAACCTCAAACGACCTCAGGCAAGTAAAAGCCGTACCAAGCAAACCGGTATACACCGTCGGATCAACCACTTCCCGCCGATTCCAATTCACCTCCACCACCTGCATCCACAACAATTCCACCACAAGTTAACCAACACTCTTCAAAATCAATTCCATTATGAACTACTAGTACAATCCATCAACACATACCTCGTCTTTCAGAGAAATCGCAGCTTTCAAGAACGTTTCATTCGGAAGCAAAAGATTCACAACCGTAGGATTCATTTTCTCCGCGATCAAATCGGATGGTTCGTGTTTGGCCTCATCGTGTCCATTTTCAATTACTGAAGATGTCATTGTCTCTATGGTTAGAAAAAACTGGAAGCAGAAGAAAGAGAATGATCGATAAGGGACTGAGCCAATCCAAGTGAATATATTCGGTTACTTGATTTAGAACTTTATAGGACTGTGAGAGAAGAAGCAACGTGTTGAGCTGTGGTTGTGTGTAGTGGCGGTGTATGGTAAGATAATACGCTTGCGTGCCACGTAAGCAATATTGGTAACAAACTCAGTATCACGCGAATCACGTGTGTTATAAGGGTAAGATATTTTGCCTCAAAATTCGGTTGTTGGAGTGTACATGATCAGATATACATGTGGTCGCTGTTATGAGAATTGTTTAGCTATTTCAGTTCAATTGTTAAGGTAAACCAAAGGAAAATATGGAAGGATTTGTTTGATTTTTCGTGTGAAAGACTATGGTATTTAATTTAGAgctaaaaggtagtgcactgaaagtgtaaattaattttacactgtcatccaatagaaaatcataaatgtgccatgtcattaagtttttttttaataaaaaaatggtttaattggatacatgggtggtgattggttgacagtgtaaaatatttttacactgtcagtgcatcatcccttttctctttaatttaatGTGTGGGACTTGTTTCATTCATGGGAAATTTTCAGTcataaaaatatatgatttaaattCCAATTGCTTAAAAAGGAGTTAAGagaatatttttatgtttattgttGTTGATGGTAAACAATTTGAATTGATTGTTAATATAAACGTGCTTAAGAAAGGAGATAAGGCAATAATTGTATGATTATTTTATTGTTGTTGGTTGAAAGGAGATAAACGTGCTTAAGAAAGGAGATAAGGCAATTGTTCCGATAAAAAACACATTAATTACTAGTAATGTGTTTGGTTTAGCGGTGGCTTCTTTCAAAATCACGGTACATTTTCACGTTTGCTATGAAGCTACCTTTTGTAGCTTTTAAAATTCACGTTGGAGAGGCTCATGGACGTACGTTTGGTGGCTGAAAAGCCAAACCAAACAGGCTCTAGTTAGATAGG
Encoded proteins:
- the LOC131655762 gene encoding lanC-like protein GCL1 yields the protein MTSSVIENGHDEAKHEPSDLIAEKMNPTVVNLLLPNETFLKAAISLKDEVVEVNWNRREVVDPTVYTGLLGTAFTCLRSFEVTGCREDLLLCSEIIDTCVTVARASLRHVTFLCGRGGVYALGAVVANYMGDLPKRDLFVGLFIEVAKERALPVGPEEGGFGMSYDLLYGRAGFLWAALFVNKHLGEDVVPKDILTAIIDAVLAGGRAGASDIKDCPLMYRWHGTRYLGAANGLAGILHVLLHFPLPSEDAEDVKGTLRYLISKRFPHSGNYPSSEGNPRDKLVQWSHGATGMAITLSKAAQVFPNDRELRDAAIEAGEVVWKSGLVKKLGLADGVSGNAYAFLSLYKLTKDSIYEERAKSFSCFLYDNARALAAEGQALTGGNDYSLFHGLAGTACLWFDLIAPDNSRFPGYEL